From a region of the Cognatiyoonia koreensis genome:
- the deoC gene encoding deoxyribose-phosphate aldolase: MTAQLPQVHEPRNDGIPLDLDWVTAAQANRSAIERRAATLPGRRSVKKDHQAAWLCKAIACIDLTTLSGDDTPARVRRLCAKARQPVSPALLKALGMEGLTTGAVCVYHDMIETAVDALQGTGIPVAAVSTGFPAGLSPFHLRIQEIRDSVAAGAQEIDIVISRRHALTGNWQALYDEMKEMREACGDAHVKAILATGELGTLRNVAKASLVCMMAGADFIKTSTGKEPVNATLPVTLTMIRAIRDYHDRTGIKVGYKPAGGISKAKDALVYLAMIKDELGDRWLQPDLFRFGASSLLGDIERQLDHHLSGAYSASYRHAIG, encoded by the coding sequence ATGACAGCGCAGTTGCCGCAGGTCCACGAACCCCGCAACGACGGCATTCCGCTTGATCTGGATTGGGTCACGGCGGCCCAGGCCAACCGGTCGGCGATTGAACGGCGCGCGGCGACGTTGCCCGGACGTCGTTCTGTCAAGAAAGACCATCAGGCCGCGTGGCTGTGCAAGGCGATCGCCTGTATCGACCTGACGACGCTGTCGGGCGATGACACCCCGGCCCGCGTGCGTCGGTTATGCGCCAAAGCGCGCCAGCCCGTGTCCCCCGCCCTTTTGAAGGCGCTTGGCATGGAAGGCCTGACCACCGGCGCTGTCTGCGTTTATCACGACATGATCGAAACCGCCGTGGACGCGCTGCAAGGCACAGGCATTCCTGTCGCTGCCGTGTCCACTGGGTTTCCAGCCGGATTATCGCCGTTTCATCTGCGCATTCAGGAAATTCGGGACTCGGTTGCCGCAGGGGCGCAGGAAATCGACATTGTCATTTCACGCCGCCATGCGCTGACCGGTAACTGGCAGGCGCTCTACGACGAAATGAAGGAAATGCGCGAGGCCTGTGGTGATGCGCACGTCAAGGCGATCCTTGCCACCGGAGAGTTGGGTACATTGCGCAACGTCGCCAAAGCCTCGCTTGTCTGCATGATGGCCGGCGCGGATTTCATCAAGACCTCGACAGGCAAGGAACCCGTGAACGCCACCCTGCCCGTCACATTGACGATGATCCGCGCGATCCGCGACTATCACGACCGCACCGGCATCAAGGTCGGCTACAAACCCGCTGGTGGCATTTCGAAAGCCAAGGACGCGCTGGTTTATCTTGCCATGATAAAGGACGAACTGGGCGACCGTTGGCTGCAGCCCGATCTGTTCCGATTTGGGGCATCATCGCTCTTGGGCGATATCGAGCGGCAGCTGGATCACCACCTCTCGGGTGCCTATTCGGCGTCCTACCGGCATGCGATTGGGTGA
- a CDS encoding aldehyde dehydrogenase family protein: MTIKEIFDTMDYGPAPESSAEALAWLADRGGIAGHYVNGKWGPLRDDFASMNPATGEHLAGVTKGSPEEVATAVRAARKAQAAWAKDGHKRAQVLYAIARQMQKHSRLLAVMETLDNGKPIRESRDIDVPLAIRHFYYHAGMAQLMDTELPDRAPIGVCGQVIPWNFPLLMLAWKIAPALAMGNTVVLKPAEFTSLSAMVFAELCTAAGVPPGVINIVTGDGETGAALVAADVDKVAFTGSTEVGRKIRQATAGTGKALTLELGGKSPYIVFEDADLDSAVEGLVDAIWFNQGQVCCAGSRLLVQEGIADRFYAKLKARMETLRIGDPLDKAIDVGAIVDPSQRAMIAKMVSDNTEGETFQTSAPDGCFYPPTLITGLSPASTLMQEEIFGPVLAATTFRTPSEAVEVANNSRYGLAASVWSENINVALDIAPQLAAGIVWINGTNMMDAAAGFGGVRESGFGREGGWEGLSAYTKPKTKPTKPKQIKPFSGKDGAGSGLDRTQKLFIGGKQARPDGGYSRTVFGPKGDLLGEASLANRKDLRNAVEAMNSAKGWSKSTGHLRAQIIYYIAENLSARSEELAKRIKAITGKDGKDEVGHCINTLFTFAAWADKYDGQVHNVPMRGVALAMKEPVGNIAVFCADDWPLLGMISPMAATIAMGNRVTLVASDPFPLMAAELYQILETSDVPAGVVNILTGSHTELAPQVAQHADIDAVWSFSGHNLAQALEHGAASNLKRTWINPAETAAKDMLREACEIKNVWVPYGA, encoded by the coding sequence ATGACCATCAAAGAAATCTTCGACACCATGGATTATGGCCCGGCCCCGGAATCAAGCGCTGAGGCTCTGGCCTGGCTTGCAGATCGTGGCGGCATCGCGGGTCACTATGTCAACGGCAAATGGGGGCCACTGCGCGATGATTTCGCGAGTATGAACCCGGCCACTGGCGAACATCTGGCCGGTGTCACAAAGGGTTCGCCGGAAGAGGTTGCAACCGCCGTCAGGGCCGCCCGCAAAGCACAGGCTGCATGGGCGAAAGACGGGCACAAGCGGGCGCAGGTGCTTTATGCCATTGCCCGGCAAATGCAGAAACACAGCCGGCTTCTGGCGGTGATGGAAACGCTCGACAACGGCAAGCCGATCCGCGAAAGCCGCGATATCGACGTACCGCTGGCGATCCGCCATTTCTACTATCACGCTGGCATGGCGCAGCTGATGGACACCGAACTGCCGGACCGCGCGCCCATCGGTGTCTGCGGTCAGGTGATCCCGTGGAACTTTCCATTGCTGATGCTGGCCTGGAAAATCGCCCCTGCCCTCGCGATGGGCAATACGGTCGTGCTAAAACCGGCAGAGTTTACATCACTTTCCGCGATGGTCTTTGCGGAGCTTTGCACAGCGGCCGGTGTTCCCCCCGGCGTCATCAACATCGTGACGGGCGATGGCGAAACAGGGGCGGCGCTGGTGGCGGCCGATGTAGACAAGGTGGCCTTTACCGGCTCGACCGAGGTGGGTCGCAAAATCCGGCAGGCCACGGCAGGCACGGGCAAGGCACTGACTTTGGAACTGGGGGGCAAATCCCCCTACATCGTGTTCGAGGATGCAGATCTCGATTCAGCCGTCGAAGGTCTTGTCGATGCGATCTGGTTCAACCAGGGGCAGGTCTGCTGCGCCGGATCGCGCCTTTTGGTGCAGGAAGGCATCGCCGACCGCTTCTATGCCAAGCTGAAGGCCCGGATGGAAACCTTGCGCATCGGTGACCCGCTGGACAAGGCCATCGATGTCGGAGCCATCGTCGATCCGTCACAACGCGCGATGATTGCCAAGATGGTCAGCGACAATACCGAAGGCGAAACGTTCCAGACTTCGGCCCCTGATGGTTGCTTTTACCCGCCGACACTGATCACCGGACTATCACCCGCCAGCACGCTGATGCAGGAAGAAATCTTTGGTCCGGTGCTTGCGGCCACGACCTTCCGCACACCCTCCGAAGCGGTCGAGGTCGCCAACAACAGCCGTTACGGGCTGGCTGCGTCTGTCTGGTCGGAAAACATCAACGTCGCACTGGATATCGCCCCGCAATTGGCGGCAGGCATCGTCTGGATTAACGGAACGAACATGATGGATGCGGCTGCAGGCTTTGGCGGTGTACGCGAAAGCGGTTTCGGACGCGAAGGCGGCTGGGAAGGGTTGTCAGCCTACACCAAACCGAAAACGAAGCCGACGAAGCCAAAGCAGATCAAACCCTTCAGCGGGAAAGATGGTGCGGGCAGCGGGCTGGATCGCACACAGAAACTTTTCATCGGTGGCAAACAAGCACGGCCCGACGGCGGGTACAGTCGCACGGTCTTTGGCCCAAAGGGCGACCTGCTGGGCGAAGCGTCGCTGGCCAACCGTAAGGATTTGCGCAACGCGGTCGAAGCGATGAACAGCGCCAAAGGCTGGTCGAAATCCACCGGCCATCTGCGCGCGCAGATCATCTATTACATCGCCGAAAACCTCTCGGCGCGCAGCGAAGAGCTTGCCAAGCGGATCAAGGCCATAACGGGCAAGGACGGCAAGGATGAAGTCGGCCATTGCATCAACACGCTTTTCACCTTTGCAGCCTGGGCCGACAAGTACGACGGGCAGGTGCATAATGTACCGATGCGCGGCGTCGCACTGGCCATGAAAGAGCCGGTCGGCAACATCGCGGTGTTTTGTGCCGACGATTGGCCACTGCTTGGCATGATCTCTCCGATGGCGGCGACCATTGCGATGGGCAACCGCGTGACACTTGTCGCCAGCGACCCTTTTCCGCTGATGGCGGCGGAACTCTATCAGATCCTCGAAACATCCGATGTCCCGGCAGGTGTCGTGAACATTCTGACGGGGTCACATACCGAACTCGCGCCACAGGTCGCACAACACGCCGATATCGACGCCGTGTGGAGCTTTTCAGGCCACAATCTGGCGCAGGCGCTGGAACACGGGGCGGCAAGCAACCTCAAACGGACATGGATCAATCCGGCTGAAACGGCGGCAAAGGACATGCTGCGCGAAGCCTGCGAGATCAAGAATGTCTGGGTGCCCTACGGGGCCTGA
- the rpe gene encoding ribulose-phosphate 3-epimerase, with protein sequence MTFDRSIKIAPSILASDFANFGAEIQAVEAQGADWIHVDVMDGHFVPAITFGAQTCAAIRPHIKTVMDVHLMISPVDTYLQGFADAGADIITAHVEAGPHIHRTLQNIRALGCKAGVALNPGTPADAVADILDMCDLVCVMTVNPGFGGQKFIDMTDKVRRLRNMIGDRPIHIEIDGGVDPTTAPLVAAAGADVLVAGSAVFRGGSVSDPAPYGANMKAIRDAISD encoded by the coding sequence ATGACATTCGACCGTTCCATCAAGATCGCACCCTCCATCCTTGCTTCTGACTTCGCGAACTTCGGCGCGGAAATCCAAGCGGTAGAGGCACAGGGCGCGGACTGGATCCACGTCGATGTGATGGACGGGCATTTCGTGCCAGCAATCACATTTGGCGCGCAGACCTGCGCCGCGATCCGCCCGCACATCAAAACAGTGATGGACGTGCATCTGATGATCTCGCCGGTCGATACATACTTGCAAGGCTTTGCCGATGCTGGCGCAGATATTATTACTGCCCATGTCGAAGCAGGGCCCCACATACACCGCACGTTGCAGAATATCCGGGCGCTCGGGTGCAAGGCGGGCGTAGCGCTCAACCCCGGCACCCCGGCCGACGCTGTCGCGGACATCCTCGACATGTGCGATCTGGTCTGTGTGATGACAGTAAACCCCGGCTTTGGCGGACAGAAATTCATCGACATGACAGACAAGGTGCGCCGTCTGCGCAACATGATCGGCGACCGCCCGATCCACATCGAAATCGACGGCGGCGTCGATCCGACGACAGCCCCGCTGGTGGCGGCGGCGGGCGCGGATGTGCTGGTGGCAGGATCGGCTGTCTTTCGCGGCGGGTCTGTCAGCGATCCAGCACCCTACGGTGCGAACATGAAAGCGATCCGCGACGCGATCAGCGACTAA
- a CDS encoding Gfo/Idh/MocA family protein, whose translation MAKPPAQKRVGVGLIGAGMIAKTHVAALSGLQSVAQLRTIVSRNPERALYLADHYDGAAPEFSADLTAVAADPSISMVIVATPPSVRKDVIAELAKAGKHILLEKPVARTPEEALEVVEICEREGVMLGVLFQHRMRETSIAAARHVAGGMLGKLGVVEIAVPLWRDQSYYDELGRGTYARDGGGVMITNAIHSIDLALSMTGPVTRVQAMTATSPLHRMEAEDFATAGLRFANGAVGSFVASTAMYPHRTEVIRLHFENGSMRLDKDTLEISWRDGRTEHQGKDDSTHAVKPLSGGTHEWHQAVIADFIDAIRVGCKPTVTGRQALVSQQLIAAIEASSQTGLPVDLAV comes from the coding sequence ATGGCGAAACCCCCAGCCCAAAAACGCGTCGGGGTAGGCCTGATTGGGGCCGGTATGATTGCAAAAACCCATGTCGCGGCCTTGTCCGGCTTGCAGTCCGTCGCGCAACTGCGAACCATCGTCTCGCGCAATCCCGAACGGGCGCTTTATCTTGCAGACCACTACGATGGCGCGGCACCGGAATTTTCGGCCGATCTAACGGCAGTCGCGGCGGACCCGTCCATTTCGATGGTCATCGTCGCAACACCCCCAAGCGTGCGCAAAGACGTCATCGCAGAACTCGCGAAAGCCGGAAAACACATCCTTCTTGAAAAACCGGTCGCCCGCACCCCGGAAGAGGCACTTGAAGTCGTTGAAATCTGCGAACGTGAAGGCGTGATGCTTGGCGTTCTGTTCCAACACCGGATGAGGGAAACATCAATCGCCGCCGCCCGTCATGTCGCTGGTGGAATGCTCGGCAAGCTTGGCGTGGTTGAGATCGCCGTGCCTTTGTGGCGTGACCAATCCTATTATGACGAACTGGGGCGCGGCACCTACGCCCGCGATGGCGGCGGCGTGATGATCACGAACGCCATCCACTCCATTGACCTCGCACTCAGCATGACCGGCCCGGTGACACGCGTTCAGGCGATGACGGCGACGTCACCCTTGCACCGGATGGAGGCAGAGGATTTCGCAACCGCCGGATTGCGGTTCGCCAACGGGGCTGTCGGCTCATTTGTTGCCAGCACCGCCATGTACCCACACCGAACCGAGGTGATCCGGCTGCATTTCGAAAACGGGAGCATGCGCCTGGACAAGGACACCCTCGAAATCAGCTGGCGCGACGGGCGCACGGAACATCAAGGCAAAGACGATTCTACGCACGCGGTAAAGCCGCTGTCGGGTGGCACACACGAATGGCATCAAGCAGTTATCGCGGATTTCATCGATGCAATTCGCGTTGGATGCAAACCGACTGTCACCGGGCGCCAGGCGCTTGTTTCCCAGCAACTGATTGCGGCGATCGAGGCCTCGTCACAAACGGGCCTTCCTGTGGATTTGGCCGTCTAG
- a CDS encoding DMT family transporter, with protein MNLVLISVTLMVVVVGALLAFQAPANAALARGIGDPVWAAAFSFGIGFLLLSAIAIGRGGSPSLASLQAMPWWALMGGLMGAIWVLAAIWSVPRLGVVTMMSAMVLGQLIAAIIIDGGGIMGLETREISSSRIIAIVLVGLGVIVSYR; from the coding sequence ATGAACCTTGTCCTAATTTCAGTGACGTTGATGGTTGTTGTCGTGGGTGCGCTTTTGGCGTTTCAGGCACCGGCCAATGCGGCCCTTGCCCGTGGGATCGGTGATCCGGTCTGGGCCGCGGCCTTTTCTTTCGGGATCGGTTTCCTGTTGCTCAGCGCGATTGCGATCGGGCGTGGCGGCAGCCCAAGCCTTGCCAGCCTGCAAGCGATGCCGTGGTGGGCGCTTATGGGTGGGCTGATGGGTGCGATCTGGGTGCTTGCCGCGATCTGGTCTGTGCCGCGACTTGGTGTTGTGACCATGATGTCGGCGATGGTGCTGGGTCAGTTGATTGCCGCGATCATTATTGATGGTGGCGGGATCATGGGGCTGGAGACGCGCGAGATCAGTTCTTCGCGCATAATTGCCATCGTTCTTGTCGGTTTGGGTGTGATCGTGTCCTACCGGTAG
- a CDS encoding helix-turn-helix transcriptional regulator: MTYLLRHADILQPGAMIHLTRATLTTARPKALHKHDYFEVFWVQNGIVRHHTPAGSDRLGEGDLILVSPEQEHAIQGKGEHAMIVSISVHPDVVNALNNRHAGVWPTGPVPARLHRDMRQLSALNHAALVLEASPCNALAAEAFLLPLLADLQAGSTPQNAPDWLARALTAAQKAPVFQEGAAGFVAQTGRAHAHVSRTMRKVTGQSPSEYINMIRMAHAARALTTDSEPVSQIAATCGIPNMAHFHKLFRAHHGMTPLQYRQQYQRNVVQPA, encoded by the coding sequence ATGACATATCTCCTGCGCCACGCTGACATTCTGCAACCCGGTGCGATGATCCATCTCACCCGTGCGACCCTGACAACGGCCCGTCCCAAGGCCTTGCACAAGCACGACTATTTCGAAGTCTTCTGGGTCCAGAACGGCATTGTCAGACATCACACGCCTGCCGGATCCGACCGTCTGGGAGAGGGTGACCTGATTCTCGTCTCGCCCGAACAGGAGCACGCGATCCAGGGAAAAGGTGAACACGCGATGATCGTGTCCATTTCCGTACACCCCGATGTCGTCAATGCACTGAACAATCGCCATGCCGGCGTCTGGCCGACTGGCCCCGTCCCTGCGCGCCTGCATCGCGATATGCGCCAGCTTTCGGCGCTGAACCACGCCGCGCTCGTGCTTGAAGCAAGCCCCTGCAACGCGCTTGCCGCCGAGGCGTTCCTGTTGCCTCTGCTTGCCGATCTGCAGGCCGGATCAACCCCGCAGAATGCGCCGGACTGGCTGGCCCGCGCGCTGACAGCCGCACAGAAAGCACCCGTGTTTCAGGAAGGGGCGGCCGGTTTTGTGGCGCAGACAGGACGCGCCCATGCCCACGTCAGCCGCACGATGCGCAAGGTCACAGGCCAGAGCCCGTCAGAATACATCAACATGATCCGCATGGCCCATGCAGCCCGTGCGCTGACCACCGATAGCGAACCGGTCAGCCAGATCGCCGCCACGTGCGGCATCCCGAACATGGCCCATTTCCACAAGCTTTTCCGCGCGCATCACGGCATGACGCCTTTGCAATACCGCCAGCAATACCAGCGCAACGTGGTGCAACCCGCCTGA